From Parasphaerochaeta coccoides DSM 17374, a single genomic window includes:
- a CDS encoding PTS sugar transporter subunit IIA, with product MGYIFTVDTNFTCPSLPCRIFSHGKYEAMDEVIEHSPAFADFPDLDEFKRIVRRREKMGTTGIGHGVAIAHGKVRFLKDIRVGLGVSVEGVDYGAVDGNPVHLLFVIASSPTLQMDYLRILSRILRAVRDVSVRTDLVEYVSAWETMFPKDADVTMPASCVRFLALLDELMPEGSDSPCGFPSR from the coding sequence ATGGGCTATATTTTTACCGTGGATACGAACTTCACATGCCCGTCCCTGCCGTGCAGGATTTTTTCTCATGGCAAATATGAAGCCATGGACGAGGTCATCGAACATAGCCCCGCATTCGCTGATTTTCCCGATTTGGATGAATTCAAACGGATAGTAAGGCGTAGGGAGAAAATGGGGACGACCGGCATAGGGCATGGCGTTGCGATAGCCCATGGCAAGGTTCGTTTCCTGAAAGACATACGTGTCGGTCTGGGAGTTTCCGTCGAAGGTGTGGATTATGGAGCCGTTGACGGGAATCCGGTGCATCTTTTGTTCGTGATAGCCAGCTCGCCCACGCTCCAGATGGACTATCTGCGGATTCTTTCCCGGATACTACGCGCTGTCCGTGATGTCTCGGTACGGACAGACTTGGTAGAATATGTCTCTGCATGGGAAACAATGTTCCCCAAAGACGCCGACGTCACAATGCCCGCTTCCTGTGTCCGTTTCCTGGCTTTGCTTGATGAACTCATGCCGGAGGGGTCTGATTCACCTTGTGGATTCCCTTCTCGGTGA
- a CDS encoding 5-formyltetrahydrofolate cyclo-ligase, with protein MDGKPDGESGRDTLQEKKKLRSQIKELLRQNPGTEQDNRSLISHLLTSSYWGKAEQVFLFLPHIGEPDISGLIAIAMAEGKTVAAPHCHEETMFFHEVFSDWIDTTIPSSFGIQEPDTASAPLVTISPTTLLLVPGRAFSWDGKRLGRGKSYYDTFIASIPDGQKPMVMGVCWSWQVFEDIPTWELDQPMQALLTEKGIHKVNQTPPA; from the coding sequence ATGGACGGGAAACCGGATGGAGAATCTGGCCGAGATACGTTGCAGGAAAAGAAAAAACTCAGGTCGCAAATTAAGGAACTGCTCCGGCAGAACCCTGGGACAGAGCAGGACAACAGGAGCCTGATATCCCATCTGCTGACCAGCTCATACTGGGGAAAAGCTGAACAAGTCTTCCTTTTCCTGCCGCATATCGGAGAGCCTGATATCTCCGGCCTCATTGCCATCGCCATGGCGGAAGGCAAGACAGTAGCGGCTCCGCACTGTCATGAGGAAACCATGTTCTTTCATGAAGTCTTTTCCGACTGGATTGATACGACGATTCCATCATCCTTTGGAATCCAGGAGCCGGACACGGCTTCTGCGCCCTTGGTCACCATCAGCCCGACAACGTTGCTCCTTGTTCCGGGACGAGCCTTCTCCTGGGACGGCAAACGGTTGGGACGGGGAAAAAGCTATTACGACACATTCATCGCCTCCATTCCTGACGGTCAGAAACCGATGGTGATGGGCGTATGCTGGTCATGGCAAGTCTTCGAGGATATTCCGACATGGGAGCTTGACCAGCCTATGCAGGCCCTTCTCACCGAGAAGGGAATCCACAAGGTGAATCAGACCCCTCCGGCATGA
- a CDS encoding ABC transporter permease: MSRRFPRSLLVALTLLLCGISLIIGAHEFSISGLFTGTDSSLFLLAVSRFPRTASVFVSGVSLAVAGALMQIVASNKFIGPGTASTSQWAQLGLLAALLSMPDADPMVKMVIAFIFSFFGTMIFLKFIARLAPKDPVMVPLIGIMLGNVVGAVTMFIAYRADIVQNLTSWMQGDFSMVIRGRYELLYISLPFLILATVKANDLTIASMGKDMATNLGVSYAATVGIGLLILSVSVASVIVTVGSIPFIGIIVPNLVRIGKGDDLKRSLPDICMVGGTFLLVCDIIGRLVIYPFEIPVGVTASIAGAVLFLAMLIRERKHGKA, translated from the coding sequence ATGTCCCGACGCTTCCCCCGGAGTCTCTTAGTAGCACTGACCTTGTTGCTCTGTGGGATTTCTTTGATTATCGGGGCTCACGAATTTTCAATTTCAGGACTTTTTACCGGAACTGACTCTTCCCTCTTTCTGCTTGCTGTCAGCAGGTTCCCCCGTACCGCATCAGTCTTTGTATCCGGTGTCAGCCTTGCTGTCGCAGGCGCCTTGATGCAAATTGTCGCGTCAAACAAATTCATCGGACCCGGCACGGCCTCTACATCACAGTGGGCACAGCTAGGACTTCTCGCCGCCTTGCTGTCCATGCCTGATGCTGACCCCATGGTGAAGATGGTGATTGCTTTCATCTTCTCCTTCTTTGGGACAATGATCTTCCTTAAATTCATTGCCAGGCTTGCTCCCAAGGATCCTGTCATGGTTCCCCTAATCGGCATCATGCTGGGGAATGTCGTCGGAGCGGTGACCATGTTCATCGCCTATCGGGCAGATATCGTACAGAACCTGACGTCATGGATGCAGGGTGACTTCTCCATGGTAATCCGTGGTCGTTATGAGCTTCTCTACATCAGCCTTCCCTTCCTCATCCTTGCCACTGTCAAGGCCAACGACCTGACCATCGCGTCTATGGGAAAGGACATGGCTACCAACCTCGGCGTATCCTACGCAGCGACTGTAGGCATAGGACTCCTGATTTTATCAGTATCCGTAGCCTCGGTCATCGTTACGGTCGGTTCCATTCCCTTCATCGGCATCATCGTCCCTAATCTGGTGCGCATTGGTAAAGGCGACGACTTGAAGCGCAGCCTTCCGGACATCTGCATGGTCGGAGGCACCTTCCTTCTTGTCTGTGACATCATTGGTCGGTTGGTCATCTATCCGTTCGAAATTCCTGTCGGAGTCACAGCAAGCATAGCTGGCGCAGTGCTGTTCCTGGCCATGCTCATCAGGGAGAGAAAACATGGCAAAGCGTAA
- the gltA gene encoding NADPH-dependent glutamate synthase — protein sequence MHQTREQLDVQAKEILGKFSYDTITMKERMGIPAQEMPAQDPAVRVCNMEEVAIGYTENQVRVEALRCLQCKNRPCVQGCPVSIDIPGFIAKAAAGDFASAISILKDSSLLPSICGRVCPQEVQCQLTCTVGKAKKDIDQAVAIGRIERFCADWARENNAEPAMEIAPATGKKVAIVGSGPAGVTAAADVRRAGHEVVMFEALHKAGGVLVYGIPEFRLPKAIVQKELDNLTAMGVDIELDFLVGRTRKIHDLMDVDGFDAVFVGSGAGLPRFMGIPGENLVGVFSANEYLTRSNLMKAYDHENAQTPLFHSKKVAVFGGGNVAMDAARTAKRLGADEVYIVYRRTEEEMPARKEEVHHAKEEGIKFLMLHAPVEIVGDEKGKVAGVKLITCELGEPDASGRRRPVEIQGSEKIYDFDSVVVSIGNSSNPLIKQTTPEIEVNKWGNFIVDEETCQTSMKGVFAGGDIVLGAATVILAMGQGRKAAKAINDYLAAL from the coding sequence ATGCACCAGACACGTGAACAGTTAGATGTCCAGGCAAAGGAAATCCTGGGTAAGTTTTCTTATGATACCATCACCATGAAAGAAAGGATGGGTATTCCCGCGCAGGAAATGCCCGCCCAGGACCCTGCGGTCCGCGTCTGCAACATGGAAGAAGTCGCCATCGGTTATACGGAAAACCAGGTCAGGGTTGAAGCCTTGCGCTGTCTTCAGTGCAAGAACCGTCCTTGTGTCCAAGGATGCCCGGTGAGCATAGACATACCGGGTTTCATTGCAAAAGCCGCTGCCGGCGACTTTGCCTCGGCCATTTCCATCTTGAAGGACAGCAGCCTTCTGCCTTCCATCTGCGGTCGCGTATGCCCGCAGGAAGTCCAGTGCCAGTTGACCTGCACAGTCGGAAAAGCCAAGAAAGACATTGACCAGGCAGTCGCCATTGGACGGATTGAGAGATTCTGTGCTGATTGGGCACGGGAGAACAATGCCGAGCCGGCCATGGAAATTGCTCCGGCGACCGGAAAGAAAGTCGCGATTGTCGGCAGCGGTCCTGCCGGAGTCACCGCGGCGGCCGATGTACGCAGGGCAGGCCATGAGGTCGTCATGTTTGAAGCCCTTCACAAGGCAGGAGGAGTACTGGTGTACGGTATTCCTGAATTTCGTCTTCCCAAGGCGATTGTCCAGAAGGAACTGGACAACCTGACTGCCATGGGGGTGGACATCGAGCTTGACTTCCTGGTCGGACGGACGCGCAAGATACACGACCTGATGGATGTCGATGGCTTTGACGCCGTGTTCGTCGGCAGCGGAGCAGGATTGCCCCGGTTCATGGGAATACCCGGAGAGAACCTGGTCGGTGTCTTCAGCGCCAACGAATACCTGACACGCAGTAACCTGATGAAGGCATATGACCATGAGAATGCTCAGACTCCACTGTTTCATTCCAAGAAGGTCGCGGTCTTCGGTGGTGGAAACGTCGCCATGGATGCCGCCCGTACAGCCAAACGTCTGGGTGCGGATGAGGTCTACATAGTATATCGCCGCACAGAAGAAGAAATGCCAGCCCGTAAGGAAGAAGTTCACCATGCCAAGGAGGAAGGGATTAAGTTCCTGATGCTCCATGCTCCTGTCGAGATTGTAGGAGATGAGAAGGGCAAGGTAGCTGGCGTCAAGCTGATTACCTGCGAGCTGGGGGAACCGGATGCTTCCGGTCGCCGCCGTCCCGTGGAAATTCAGGGAAGCGAGAAGATATATGACTTCGATTCCGTTGTCGTTTCAATCGGAAACTCGTCCAATCCTCTGATTAAGCAGACTACTCCTGAGATTGAGGTAAACAAGTGGGGCAACTTCATCGTTGACGAAGAAACCTGCCAGACCAGCATGAAGGGTGTCTTCGCCGGAGGAGATATCGTCCTCGGCGCCGCGACGGTCATTCTGGCCATGGGGCAGGGACGCAAGGCAGCGAAGGCGATCAACGACTATCTTGCTGCTCTGTAA
- a CDS encoding iron ABC transporter ATP-binding protein, which yields MITTRNVSKSYGARSILADVDITVLRGGLTALVGPNGAGKSTLLSIIGRLISAGDGVISIDGKSLADYSTHDLSTTLSTLRQSNHSNVRLSVQQLVEFGRHPYSRSRLTSHDQEIVKAAIRQAGMESFADRYIDQLSGGERQRAYIAMILAQDTPYVLLDEPLNNLDMKHATQIMRVLRRMADKSGKTVVVVLHDINFAASWADRIIALKDGKVLYSGSVDEVISPGPLKDIFDLDITVTQVNGRKVCLYYS from the coding sequence ATGATAACAACTAGGAACGTATCCAAGTCATATGGGGCGAGGTCGATCCTCGCCGATGTTGATATCACGGTCCTCCGTGGAGGTCTCACCGCGCTCGTCGGTCCCAACGGAGCTGGCAAGAGTACCCTGCTTTCCATCATTGGCAGGCTCATATCCGCGGGGGACGGGGTGATTTCCATTGACGGAAAGTCGTTGGCAGACTATTCGACACACGACCTTTCTACGACTCTTTCAACCTTACGGCAGTCCAATCATAGCAATGTCCGGCTCTCCGTGCAGCAACTGGTTGAATTTGGCCGCCATCCCTACTCCCGTTCCCGTCTGACATCCCATGACCAGGAAATCGTGAAGGCAGCCATTAGGCAGGCGGGAATGGAAAGTTTCGCCGACCGGTACATTGACCAGCTTTCCGGCGGAGAAAGACAGAGGGCGTACATAGCCATGATTCTGGCACAGGATACTCCGTATGTATTGCTCGACGAGCCACTGAACAACCTTGACATGAAACATGCGACCCAGATCATGCGGGTACTGCGGCGGATGGCGGACAAATCCGGAAAGACGGTTGTCGTGGTGCTTCACGACATCAACTTTGCCGCGTCATGGGCGGATCGCATCATTGCGCTCAAGGATGGAAAAGTCCTGTATTCAGGGAGCGTCGATGAAGTAATTTCACCCGGACCGCTGAAGGACATCTTTGACCTGGACATCACCGTCACACAGGTGAATGGTCGTAAGGTGTGTCTTTATTATTCATGA
- a CDS encoding sulfide/dihydroorotate dehydrogenase-like FAD/NAD-binding protein, whose amino-acid sequence MNKILYKKQLSQNVFSMVLEAPLIARERKPGQFIIVQLGGDFGERIPLTIADADAEKGTISLIIQAVGVTTLRLVNLNVGEYVANVLGPLGHPTPIKKYGKVIGVGGGIGVAPLHPVVQALKAIGNEVKIVIGARSKELIVMEKELRVIDPDLTIVTDDGSYGKKALVTEPLKEACETWKPDLAIAMGPPIMMKFCAATTRPFNVHTLVSLNTIMIDGTGMCGGCRVNVGDETKFVCVDGPDFDGHLVDWDNMMLRLGTYRAQEQEADHRCRVGLNK is encoded by the coding sequence ATGAATAAGATTCTGTACAAGAAGCAGTTGTCACAAAATGTGTTCAGCATGGTGCTTGAGGCTCCTCTCATAGCGCGAGAGAGGAAGCCGGGACAGTTCATCATCGTCCAGCTGGGAGGGGATTTCGGCGAACGTATTCCCCTGACCATCGCTGATGCCGATGCCGAAAAAGGGACCATTTCCCTTATCATCCAGGCAGTGGGAGTGACGACGCTTCGCCTTGTCAACCTCAATGTCGGTGAATATGTTGCCAACGTTCTGGGACCTCTGGGACATCCCACGCCCATAAAGAAATATGGAAAAGTCATAGGAGTCGGTGGTGGAATCGGCGTTGCTCCGCTGCATCCCGTCGTACAGGCTCTCAAAGCCATCGGCAATGAAGTGAAGATTGTTATTGGCGCCCGTAGCAAAGAGCTGATTGTCATGGAAAAAGAGCTTCGCGTCATTGATCCCGACCTTACCATCGTCACCGATGACGGTTCCTATGGCAAGAAAGCCTTGGTCACCGAGCCTCTCAAGGAGGCATGTGAAACATGGAAGCCCGATTTGGCAATAGCCATGGGACCTCCCATAATGATGAAATTCTGCGCCGCGACCACCAGGCCGTTCAACGTACATACTCTTGTATCTCTCAATACAATCATGATTGATGGAACAGGGATGTGCGGCGGATGCCGCGTCAATGTTGGAGACGAGACGAAGTTTGTCTGTGTTGACGGACCTGATTTCGACGGACATCTGGTTGACTGGGACAACATGATGCTTCGTCTCGGCACATATCGCGCCCAGGAGCAGGAAGCCGATCACCGCTGCCGCGTGGGTTTGAACAAGTAG
- a CDS encoding Hsp20/alpha crystallin family protein, producing the protein MKYLVTRNNHPVNVLRGFDSIFDSFWNDGWGSDVLSASLPAVDIAEKDDAYVLEAELPGMDEKNISVNVENHVLRISSHVVEGKADEQKEENKYLIRERQERFFDRSFTLPENVDEENISAQFRKGILVLTIPKSEVAKPRKIDVKIA; encoded by the coding sequence ATGAAATACTTAGTTACAAGAAACAATCACCCAGTGAACGTCCTGAGAGGTTTTGACTCCATCTTTGATTCGTTCTGGAACGACGGATGGGGAAGTGACGTCCTCTCCGCATCGTTGCCAGCTGTTGACATTGCTGAAAAGGATGATGCGTATGTCCTGGAAGCCGAGCTGCCGGGAATGGACGAGAAGAATATTTCCGTCAATGTCGAGAATCATGTGCTCCGCATCAGCTCTCATGTTGTGGAAGGCAAGGCTGACGAACAGAAGGAAGAAAACAAGTATCTGATTCGTGAAAGACAGGAACGTTTCTTTGATCGCAGTTTCACCCTTCCTGAGAATGTTGACGAGGAGAATATCAGCGCACAGTTTCGAAAGGGGATACTTGTCTTGACGATTCCCAAGAGCGAGGTCGCAAAACCCAGGAAAATTGATGTCAAGATTGCTTGA
- a CDS encoding siderophore ABC transporter substrate-binding protein, producing the protein MKHIRKAALLAILLVLGTALLFAQGTKEQSPAATAVQSVTIDNGQGAQVTVPVNPARVVVLDFGALDILDYAGIPVVGIGVGGQLPSTLSAYKDIPVIGSLHEPDFEKVYALKPDLIIVGGRAAGAIPELNKIAPTILNVMPQANYVVTLAENIDRLSTIFPEKSAVLHDALDEITSRVAVVRKAVQSKGYDGLVVMANDGKLSTFGAGSRFAIAYDDFGFIPSDSKVEASTHGQSSSFEYVAQVNPSFLFVIDRSAAIASPGAGGAAALLDNPLVTGTAAARNGRIVYLDSVNWYLVSGGITSTLAMVAEFEEAAAL; encoded by the coding sequence ATGAAGCACATAAGGAAGGCGGCTCTGCTCGCCATTTTACTTGTACTGGGCACTGCTCTGCTCTTTGCCCAAGGAACAAAGGAACAGTCTCCCGCTGCCACAGCGGTACAGTCTGTCACCATTGACAACGGGCAGGGAGCGCAGGTTACCGTGCCGGTGAATCCCGCGAGGGTCGTTGTCCTGGACTTTGGCGCACTTGATATCCTTGACTATGCGGGAATCCCCGTCGTTGGTATTGGTGTCGGAGGACAGCTGCCCTCCACCTTGTCGGCGTACAAGGACATTCCGGTCATTGGGAGTCTGCATGAGCCGGATTTTGAGAAGGTTTATGCCCTGAAGCCAGATTTGATCATTGTGGGAGGTCGCGCGGCAGGTGCCATCCCTGAGCTGAACAAGATTGCTCCGACCATTTTGAATGTGATGCCCCAGGCGAACTATGTGGTCACTTTGGCTGAAAACATCGACCGTTTGTCGACTATCTTCCCGGAGAAGTCCGCTGTGCTTCATGACGCGTTGGATGAAATCACTTCACGTGTCGCTGTTGTCAGGAAAGCTGTGCAGTCCAAGGGGTATGATGGTCTGGTGGTCATGGCCAATGATGGGAAGCTCAGTACTTTTGGCGCTGGTTCCCGTTTTGCCATAGCTTATGATGATTTCGGCTTCATTCCGTCCGACAGCAAGGTGGAAGCGTCTACCCACGGGCAGAGTTCTTCCTTTGAGTATGTCGCCCAAGTGAATCCTTCGTTCCTCTTTGTCATTGACCGCAGCGCGGCAATAGCCTCACCGGGAGCTGGTGGAGCGGCGGCTTTGTTGGATAATCCTCTGGTCACGGGTACAGCTGCTGCCCGAAACGGTCGCATCGTCTACCTTGATTCCGTCAACTGGTACTTGGTTTCCGGAGGCATCACCTCCACGCTTGCCATGGTCGCTGAGTTTGAGGAAGCGGCGGCTTTGTAG
- a CDS encoding iron chelate uptake ABC transporter family permease subunit — MAKRNATLIHAILIPSLLMITTLLVFLLWGISPDAWGFILPRRAVKLAAICIVGASTAVATLVFQTVNGNKILTPSVMGLDSLYLFLQTFVVFFFGSHTLAMMSDNVDFLISVILMGGAGMLLYAFSFRGENSTLLHTVLTGIILGFLFNGLATFMQVLIDPNEFLVVQARLVASFNQVNTALLGLSAIILTICLIYILRKSDVLDVMALGRDVAKNLGVEFEKEARAFMFLIAIMVAVSTALVGPVAFFGLLVVSLARHISGTYKHAVNASLASILAIIALVGGQFMVERLFLFSVPISVIINFAGGLYFLRLLLKEGL, encoded by the coding sequence ATGGCAAAGCGTAACGCTACCTTGATTCACGCTATCCTGATTCCCAGCCTGCTAATGATTACTACACTCCTGGTCTTCCTTCTCTGGGGAATCAGTCCCGATGCCTGGGGTTTTATACTCCCCCGCAGGGCGGTCAAACTTGCCGCCATCTGCATTGTGGGAGCTTCTACCGCAGTAGCCACCCTTGTCTTCCAGACGGTGAACGGAAACAAGATACTTACTCCGTCCGTCATGGGTCTGGATAGTCTGTATCTGTTTCTTCAGACTTTCGTCGTATTCTTCTTCGGCAGTCATACCCTGGCCATGATGAGCGACAACGTGGATTTCCTTATTTCCGTCATCCTGATGGGCGGAGCGGGCATGCTCCTCTACGCCTTTTCGTTCAGAGGGGAAAACTCCACCTTGTTGCATACCGTCCTGACCGGCATAATTCTCGGCTTCTTGTTCAACGGGCTGGCGACTTTCATGCAGGTGTTAATCGATCCTAACGAATTTTTGGTCGTCCAAGCCCGTCTTGTCGCTTCTTTCAACCAAGTGAACACAGCACTTCTCGGCCTGTCGGCAATCATCCTTACCATCTGTCTCATTTACATCCTGAGGAAATCCGATGTCCTGGATGTCATGGCGTTGGGAAGGGATGTAGCGAAAAACCTGGGGGTCGAGTTTGAGAAGGAAGCTCGCGCATTCATGTTCCTCATCGCCATCATGGTGGCGGTCTCCACTGCCTTGGTAGGTCCTGTCGCTTTCTTCGGGTTGTTGGTAGTCAGTCTTGCCCGGCACATATCCGGCACATACAAACATGCGGTAAATGCTTCTCTGGCGTCCATCTTGGCTATCATTGCCCTGGTCGGGGGACAGTTCATGGTAGAACGGCTCTTTCTCTTTAGCGTTCCCATCAGTGTCATCATCAATTTTGCCGGAGGTCTCTATTTCCTCCGCCTGTTGCTCAAGGAGGGTCTATGA
- a CDS encoding helix-turn-helix transcriptional regulator, with protein sequence MSDYLQRTLEEFHACTLLSVQAFDPVGRILGQFGLDGTEHAVRCPVRTQSISSVMEKLDQNKERSSYYIGSCANVQGPRDMRCGEVSFIVCKIDPRMPELGAFAFWPGRTMDGSFQETPVSVIEHLVGLLQNLARANLLGSTDEKTDVSSYGHHVRRAIAYLEQNLTINATLETASEELSLSKSYLCRIFRKETGITFSDYANALRITRSKILLAETNLHLLDIALTVGFNDQSYFNRVFKKTTGVTPLVFRREYAGAQAKNNVRIA encoded by the coding sequence ATGTCCGATTATTTGCAGAGGACGCTTGAAGAATTTCATGCCTGCACTTTGCTTTCAGTCCAGGCATTCGATCCTGTCGGCAGGATACTCGGCCAGTTCGGACTTGACGGAACGGAACATGCCGTCCGTTGTCCGGTCAGGACACAGTCCATCAGCAGCGTCATGGAGAAGCTGGATCAAAATAAGGAACGCAGCTCTTATTATATAGGTTCGTGCGCAAATGTTCAGGGACCGCGGGACATGCGGTGCGGTGAAGTCTCCTTCATCGTATGCAAGATTGATCCCCGTATGCCGGAACTGGGAGCTTTCGCCTTTTGGCCGGGACGTACCATGGACGGTTCTTTCCAGGAAACGCCGGTTTCTGTGATTGAGCACTTGGTCGGACTCCTTCAGAATTTGGCACGGGCAAATCTGTTAGGTTCAACGGATGAAAAAACAGATGTTTCCTCCTACGGCCACCATGTACGGCGGGCAATTGCCTATCTTGAGCAGAATCTCACCATCAATGCGACGCTGGAAACTGCTTCCGAGGAACTTTCTCTGAGCAAGTCTTATCTTTGCCGCATATTCCGCAAGGAAACGGGGATTACGTTCTCCGACTATGCCAATGCCTTGCGCATCACCCGGAGCAAGATTCTTCTGGCGGAGACGAATCTTCACCTGCTTGATATTGCACTGACTGTAGGGTTCAACGACCAGAGCTATTTCAACCGGGTATTCAAGAAGACCACAGGAGTCACTCCTTTGGTATTCAGACGTGAATATGCCGGAGCCCAGGCAAAAAACAACGTCAGAATAGCGTAA